The genomic DNA GGAGGTTCAGGGCGACGAAGGCCACGACGAGCACCGCGGACCCGGCGACCACGGCCTGTGCCTCGCCACCGCCGTCGACGACGCCGCGCATGAGGATCATGATGCCGATGGACTGGAAGGTCGCCACGAACAGCAGCGGGATGCGCGCGACCCGAGCCCGGGACAGCTGCGCGCGGTACACGGCCACCAGGGAGGGCCACAGCCGTGCCTTCGGCCCCAGCTCGGCCGGGCCGGCCACGCGCCGCCCCTCGGTCGCCGGCGCGGCACCCCGCAGGGCATCGGCGGGTACGACACTCACGTCGCGCAGCTCCCCTTCGCTCGGGTCGTTCGAAGCGGTCGCCCCGGCGGGGGCGGTCGCCCCGACGGGTACGGATGCGGCGGCCGGTGTTCTCAGCGCTCGCGTGCTCACGTCCTCACCAGTCCCTGTCGCGCGGCGCCGCCCAGCGCCAGGTACACGTCCTCCAGGCTGGGCGTGGCCAGGGTGAAGTCGTCCAGGGCGGCGAAGGCGGCGCCGCCGGTGACGGTGGCGACGACCGCGCGGGCCTCCTCGGGGGCGAGCCGCAGGGTCCAGCGGCGTCCCGACTCGACGACGCGGTCGCGCAGGGCGGCGACCTCCGGGACGTTCAGCGGCGCGCTCTCGCGCCACACCAGGTCGACGCGGACCTCTCCGGCGACCTGCTCCTTGAGCCCGGCGGGCGTGTCGCAGGCGATCACGCGTCCCCGGTCGAGGACGGCGACCCGGTCGAGGACGGTCTCGGCCTCGATGACGTTGTGGGTGACGAGCAGCACGGTGGCGCCGTGCTCGGCGCGCCGCCGGTCGACGGCCGACCACACCGCGCGCCGGGCCACCGGGTCCATGCCGGTGGTCGGCTCGTCCAGGACGAGCAGCGGGCGCTCCCCCACCAGTGCGGCGGCGAAGCAGGCCAGGCGGCGCTGGCCGCCGGAGAGCTTCTTGATCGGGCGGGCGGCGAGCCCGGTCAGGCCCAGCTCCTCGAGCACGGCGTCCCGCTCGGCGCGGGCCCGGCGCGCCTCGAGGCCGCGCAGCCGCCCGGTGGTCTCGGCGGCGAGCGACACGGTCAGCTCGTCCAGGGCGCTGGACTCCTGCCCCAGGTAGGCGAGGATCCGCGCGGCCCGCTCCGGGTGGCGCACGATGTCGTGCCCGAGGATCTCCACGCTGCCGCCGTCGGGCCGCATCAGCCCGGTGAGCTGGCGGACGAGGGTGGACTTGCCGGCGCCGTTGGGTCCGAGCAGTCCGAAGATCTCACCGCGGCGGATGTCCAGGGTGACGTCGTCGGTGGCCCGCACCTCGGGAGTGGCGGGGACCCCGCGTCTGCCGCGCACCGCCGGATAGGTCTTGGTCAGTGCGCGCACCACGCACACGGCATCGCCACCGGGTCGAGGTGCCTGTGCCGCGCGCGTACTCACAAGGGAGGAGACTACGGGGTCGGTCCCCTCGGCCCGCTCCCGGGTCCGCCCATAAGTGTCGATTCAGCAGGTGTCGGTCCGGCCGGGGAGCGCCGCGGAGAGCAGGGAGACGCCGGGGCGTCTCACTCGGCGGCGGGCGTGCGTTCGGTCGCCGTGCGCACGTCGATCTCCCGCCAGAACCCGGCCCGGATGGCATACCGGTCGTGCTCGTCGATCTGGTCGTCCTTGTGCGCGAGCAGTCCGAAGCGGGCCGCGTAGCGCAGCAGCTCGCCGTCGACGCGGTGCGGGATGCGCGGGTACATCCCGGACAGCTTCTGCAGGTGGCCGTGGTCGCCGAGCCGTTCCAGCCAGCGCCGGGCGAAGACCTGCCCCACCTCGTACGGGTCGCCGCCGACCGTGGTGATGTCCTCCTCGCGGTCGGCCCAGCGCTGCTCGGCCGTGGTGAGCTGGGCCAGTGTCGGCAGCGTGGCGGCCTCGGAGGGCTCGGCGGCGGGCCGGTCGACCCAGCCCTTGTCGGAGGACCAGCGCAGGGTGGCGTTGGCGGGCTGCGGGGCGGGGTGGGCGCCGGGGGCGCGCAGGGCGGCGAGGTCCTTGGGGGTGGGTACGCCCTTGGCCGGCGGTACCCGTTCCTCGGCTCCGGCCGGTCCCGCGGCGGCCGTGGTGGGGTGTTCGGGCGTCTCGGCGGGACGCTGGGCGGCGGAGAGCGCGGACTCGGGCAGCGGCGCGGAGAGGATCGCGGCGATCTCGGGGCGGGGCACGGGCGGCGGCGCGCAGATGCCGCCGAGTTCCTTGGCGCGTACGGCCTTCGTGATCCACGTACGGTCCAGGACGCGGCGTTCGTCGGCCTCGGCGACCAGGTCCTCGGACTGGTTGTAGTCGCCGTCGGCGGCCTGCACGGCCCACAGATGGACGGCGACGCCGTGTTCCTTGGCGGCCATCATGCCGGGCAGCAGGTCGCCGTCGCCGGTGACCAGGACGACGTCGGAACAGGCGCGGTTGCGGGCCAGTTCGGTCAGTTCGGCGTGCATGGCGGCGTCCACGCCCTTCTGCGCCCAACGCCCGTCACTGCGGGTGAGCGCGCCGAGCCGGACGGTGACCCGGGGCATCACCCGCAGCCGACGGTGTTCGGGCTGCGGGACGCGGTCCGGGGCGCCGTCGAACCAGTAGATGCGCAGCAGGGGCTGTTGCGTGTCGGACTCGGCGCGGTCGCGCAACCCCTGGATGAGAGCGGCGTGATCGACGGTGATGCGGGAACGCGAGGGTTCCCCCGCCAGGAGACTCGCGGCGGCCCCCAGCAGATACCCGGCGTCCACCAGGACGATGCAGCGGTCCACGCGGTCCACCCTCTTTCCGGGAGGTTTGCTTCGGGCTTCCTTCGAGTCTGCCCGACCACGCGGAGGTTAACGGCCCGAACTCGATCTTCGGCGTGGCGTTTCGGCACCCCGCGACCGCTCGAACCGCGTCACGGACGGTAATTGCCCGATATGCGTTCTTTGTTGGCCTATGTGAATCTGGTTCCGGCCCTGGCCCCTAGATCCCCCTCAGGAGGTAGATCACCATGGCCAAGAACAAGAACAACCGTGATCGTAAGCACCCGCAGGCCGAGCGCTCCCCGCAGGCCGCCGAGTCGGCCGTACTGGAGCGCGAGGAGCAGCACTCCCCGCAGCTGACGACGCCCGGCGACGCGGCCTCCCGCAAGCGGAACAAGCGCTTCGGCCACAACTGACGACCACGACGAGGGGCGCACCCGGCAACCGGGGGCGCCCCTCGCCCGTTTCTCCGCTCAGCCGGCCAGGCAGGACGGCCCGAGCAGCACCTTCAGGTCGCCGAACAGCGCCGGATCGGGCTTCACCCGGTGCCGGTCCAGGCGCAGCACCGTCGTCTTCGTGGGCCCCTGGAGCTTGATCCGCACCTCGCTGTCGCCCCGGTGGTGGGTGAGGATCTCACCGAGCCTGCTGACCATCGGCGGCGTGATGCGGGTCGCCGGGATGGTGAGGACGACGGGCGCGTTGGTGCCCGCGTGGGACAGGTCGGGGATCATCAGCTCCATCGCGACCAGCCTGGGGATGTCCTCCCGCTTGTCGAGCCGCCCCTTGACGAACACCACGGCGTCCTCGACCAGTTGCGTGGACACCAGCTGATAGGTCGCCGGGAAGAACATGCACTCCAGGGAACCGGCGAGGTCCTCGACGGTGGCGATGGCCCAGGCGTTGCCCTGCTTGGTCATCTTGCGCTGGAGGCCCGAGATGATGCCGCCGATGGTGACGACCGCGCCGTCGCCGAAGTCACCGCCGGTGAGCTGGGAGATGCCCGCGTCGGCCTTGTCGGACAGCACGTGCTCCAGGCCGAAGAGCGGGTGGTCGGATACGTAGAGACCGAGCATCTCCCGCTCCTGGGCGAGCAGATAGGTCTTGTCCCACTCGTCCTCGCCGAACACCACGTCGAGTCCGAAACCGGGCTCCTCGCTCTGCTCGTCGCCCATGCCGCCGAAGAGGTCGAACTGGCCCTCGGCCTCCTTGCGCTTGACCGCGACCACGTTGTCGATCATCGGTTCGTACTGCGCGGTGAGGCCCTTGCGGGTGTGTCCCATCTCGTCGAAGGCGCCCGCCTTGATCAGCGACTCCGTCGTCCGCTTGTTGCAGACGACCGCCTCCACCTTGTCCAGGTAGTCGGGGAAGGACGCGTACTTCCCCTTGGCCTTGCGGCACTTGATGATCGACTCGACCACGTTGGTGCCGACGTTGCGCACGGCGGAGAGGCCGAAGAGGATCACGTCGTCGCCCTGCGCGGCGAAGTTCGACATGGACTCGTTGACGTTGGGCGGCAGCACCTTGATGCCCATGCGCCGGCACTCGTTCAGGTAGACGGCCGACTTGTCCTTGTCGTCCTTGACCGAGGTGAGCAGGGCGGCCATGTACTCGGCCGGGTAGTTCGCCTTCAGGTAGCCGGTCCAGTACGAGACCAGGCCGTACGCGGCCGAGTGCGCCTTGTTGA from Streptomyces sp. CB09001 includes the following:
- a CDS encoding NYN domain-containing protein, encoding MDRCIVLVDAGYLLGAAASLLAGEPSRSRITVDHAALIQGLRDRAESDTQQPLLRIYWFDGAPDRVPQPEHRRLRVMPRVTVRLGALTRSDGRWAQKGVDAAMHAELTELARNRACSDVVLVTGDGDLLPGMMAAKEHGVAVHLWAVQAADGDYNQSEDLVAEADERRVLDRTWITKAVRAKELGGICAPPPVPRPEIAAILSAPLPESALSAAQRPAETPEHPTTAAAGPAGAEERVPPAKGVPTPKDLAALRAPGAHPAPQPANATLRWSSDKGWVDRPAAEPSEAATLPTLAQLTTAEQRWADREEDITTVGGDPYEVGQVFARRWLERLGDHGHLQKLSGMYPRIPHRVDGELLRYAARFGLLAHKDDQIDEHDRYAIRAGFWREIDVRTATERTPAAE
- a CDS encoding ABC transporter ATP-binding protein, yielding MCVVRALTKTYPAVRGRRGVPATPEVRATDDVTLDIRRGEIFGLLGPNGAGKSTLVRQLTGLMRPDGGSVEILGHDIVRHPERAARILAYLGQESSALDELTVSLAAETTGRLRGLEARRARAERDAVLEELGLTGLAARPIKKLSGGQRRLACFAAALVGERPLLVLDEPTTGMDPVARRAVWSAVDRRRAEHGATVLLVTHNVIEAETVLDRVAVLDRGRVIACDTPAGLKEQVAGEVRVDLVWRESAPLNVPEVAALRDRVVESGRRWTLRLAPEEARAVVATVTGGAAFAALDDFTLATPSLEDVYLALGGAARQGLVRT